The nucleotide sequence TAGTCGCGATCCGCATGCGCCCAGGCGACGACGCCGTTCTCGTCGATGACGAAGATCGACGGCACGGCCATCTTGTGATGTTTGCGCCCGGTCGCCGCCTCGATGTCGATCTCGTACTGCTTCAGCATCTGGAAGTATTCGTCGTCCACCTCGTGCGTGACGCGGTACGCGTCGTGCGCGGCGAGATCCTGATCGGACAGCAGGGGAAACGGAATCGTGTAGGTCGCCTGCGTCTTCGCGGATTCCGCCGGCTTGTCCACGCTGATCGCCACGATCGAAAAGCCGCGCTTTTGAAATCCCGGGTACGCGCCCGTCAGCTCGTGAATCTGGAAGTTGCAGTACGGACACCAGCCGCCGCGATAGAATACGAGCACGGTCTTCTTGCCGCCGATGACCTCGCGCAGCATCGCGGTCTTGCCGTCCGCGGTCATCACCCTTGCGTCCGGCGCTTTTTCGCCGACGGCGATGCCGACGCCTTCAGCCAACGTGCCGACCGCTTCCGCC is from bacterium and encodes:
- a CDS encoding peroxiredoxin family protein produces the protein MLRLIRIGLVAAMVSMSALAAFAGDETDVKRMPYENPPAEAVGTLAEGVGIAVGEKAPDARVMTADGKTAMLREVIGGKKTVLVFYRGGWCPYCNFQIHELTGAYPGFQKRGFSIVAISVDKPAESAKTQATYTIPFPLLSDQDLAAHDAYRVTHEVDDEYFQMLKQYEIDIEAATGRKHHKMAVPSIFVIDENGVVAWAHADRDYKRRPSAEQILQAIDGLAPAPGKASSGAK